A genomic stretch from Myripristis murdjan chromosome 12, fMyrMur1.1, whole genome shotgun sequence includes:
- the prdm12a gene encoding PR domain zinc finger protein 12, whose translation MGSVLPADALALKSGFKCPSRSLSDVITSDILHSFLYGRWRNVLGEHLVEERQSSINPKTAFTAEVLAQSFAGEVQKLSSLVLPSEVIIAQSSIPGEGLGIFSKTWIKAGTEMGPFTGRVLSPEHVDLLKNNNLMWEVFNEDGTVRYFIDASQEDQRSWMTYIKCARNEQEQNLEVVQIGSSIFYKAVETIPPDQELLVWYGNTHNTFLGIPGVPGTDDEHQKKSRNEESHSCDASSSCSPSSSSSTTSRMRCVICHRGFNSRSNLRSHMRIHTLDKPFVCRFCNRRFSQSSTLRNHVRLHTGERPYKCHVCQSAYSQLAGLRAHQKSARHKPVATGNDVPSQVSPPPPQMPSLSHQHQMPMVHHIPTMVL comes from the exons ATGGGCTCCGTGTTACCCGCTGACGCCTTGGCTCTCAAGTCTGGATTTAAGTGTCCGAGTCGCTCGCTGTCAGATGTCATCACCTCGGACATTTTGCACAGTTTCCTGTACGGCAGATGGAGAAACGTGCTGGGCGAGCACCTGGTGGAGGAGAGACAAAGCAGCATCAACCCCAAAACTGCCTTCACCGCCGAGGTGCTGGCCCAGTCCTTTGCAGGAG AGGTGCAGAAGCTGTCCAGCCTGGTGCTGCCCAGTGAAGTGATCATCGCCCAAAGCTCCATCCCTGGTGAAGGCCTGGGCATCTTCTCCAAGACCTGGATCAAGGCTGGCACTGAGATGGGTCCCTTCACTGGCAGAGTCCTGTCCCCTGAACATGTGGATCTGCTCAAGAATAACAACCTCATGTGGGAG GTGTTCAATGAAGACGGCACTGTGCGGTATTTCATCGATGCCAGCCAGGAGGACCAACGCAGCTGGATGACCTACATTAAGTGCGCCCGCAACGAGCAGGAGCAAAACCTGGAAGTGGTGCAGATCGGCAGCAGCATCTTCTACAAGGCTGTTGAG ACCATCCCACCAGACCAGGAGCTTCTCGTCTGGTATGGAAACACCCACAACACATTCCTGGGAATCCCTGGCGTTCCAGGCACAGATGATGAACATCAGAAGAAGAGTCGCAATG AGGAATCCCACTCATGTGATGCCTCCTCCTCATGCTCACCCTCGTCCTCATCCTCCACCACCAGCCGCATGCGCTGCGTCATCTGCCACCGTGGCTTCAACTCTCGCAGCAACCTGCGCTCCCACATGCGCATCCACACTCTGGACAAGCCCTTCGTCTGCCGTTTCTGCAACCGCCGCTTCAGCCAGTCGTCCACACTCCGCAACCACGTCCGCTTGCACACCGGTGAGCGCCCCTACAAGTGCCATGTTTGCCAGAGCGCCTACTCCCAGCTGGCAGGCCTGAGGGCACACCAGAAGAGTGCACGGCACAAACCGGTGGCCACCGGCAACGATGTACCCTCCCAAGtgtcccctcctcccccacagaTGCCAAGCCTGTCCCACCAGCACCAGATGCCCATGGTGCACCACATCCCCACCATGGTGCTATGA